One genomic segment of Streptomyces niveus includes these proteins:
- a CDS encoding glycoside hydrolase family 13 protein — MNINSPSPEAWWKSAVVYQIYPRSFADSDGDGVGDLRGIIGRLDHLAALGVDVLWLSPVYPSPQDDNGYDISDYQDIDPAFGTLADFDDLLAAVHARSMKLVMDLVVNHTSDEHPWFTESRRGPDSPRRDWYWWRPARDGAEPGTPGAEPNNWRSFFSGPAWEYDEPGDAYYLHLFSRKQPDLNWENPEVRAAVHRMMNWWLDRGVDGFRMDVINLISKDPALADRTHHGAGPRIHEFLQEMHREVFAGRPERLLTVGEMPGVTVEEARLFTDPARAEVDMVFQFEHVGLDHGDGKFDVRPLNLLDLKASLGRWQDALGEKGWNSLYWNNHDQPRVVSRFGDDRPAHRVRSATMLATVLHLHRGTPYVYQGEELGMTNAPFASIEEFRDIESLNHYAEAVGGGADPARVLAGLRAMGRDNARTPMQWDATPHAGFTTGTPWIPVHPNHIEVNAAAAYADPSSVFHHYRRLIALRHSEPTVAHGDFTMLLPKDPRVYAFTRRLAGADGTATELLVLGNFTGDTAEVELPDDGWRDAELLIGNLPDPGPLTTTVTLTPWEARVHRRRR; from the coding sequence ATGAACATCAACTCCCCTTCCCCGGAAGCCTGGTGGAAGTCCGCAGTCGTCTACCAGATCTATCCGCGCAGCTTCGCCGACTCCGACGGCGACGGCGTCGGGGACCTGCGCGGCATCATCGGCCGGCTGGACCATCTCGCCGCTCTCGGCGTCGACGTCCTGTGGCTGTCGCCGGTGTACCCCTCACCGCAGGACGACAACGGCTACGACATAAGCGACTACCAGGACATCGATCCGGCCTTCGGCACGCTCGCGGACTTCGACGACCTGCTCGCCGCCGTCCACGCGCGCTCCATGAAGCTGGTCATGGACCTCGTCGTCAACCACACCTCCGACGAACACCCGTGGTTCACCGAGTCACGTCGTGGACCGGACTCCCCCAGGCGCGACTGGTACTGGTGGCGGCCCGCCCGGGACGGCGCCGAGCCCGGCACCCCGGGCGCCGAGCCGAACAACTGGCGCTCCTTCTTCTCCGGCCCCGCCTGGGAGTACGACGAGCCCGGCGACGCGTACTATCTGCACCTCTTCTCCCGGAAGCAGCCCGACCTCAACTGGGAGAACCCCGAGGTCCGCGCGGCCGTCCACCGGATGATGAACTGGTGGCTCGACCGGGGCGTCGACGGCTTCCGGATGGATGTCATCAACCTGATCTCGAAGGACCCGGCACTGGCCGACCGTACCCACCACGGCGCGGGGCCCCGGATCCACGAGTTCCTTCAGGAGATGCACCGCGAGGTCTTCGCCGGGCGCCCCGAACGGCTCCTCACCGTCGGTGAGATGCCGGGCGTCACCGTCGAGGAGGCCAGGCTCTTCACCGATCCGGCGCGCGCCGAGGTGGACATGGTCTTCCAGTTCGAGCATGTCGGACTCGACCACGGCGATGGCAAGTTCGACGTACGGCCGCTGAACCTGCTCGATCTGAAGGCGTCCCTGGGCCGCTGGCAGGACGCCCTCGGCGAGAAGGGCTGGAACAGTCTCTACTGGAACAACCACGACCAGCCGCGTGTCGTCTCACGCTTCGGCGACGACAGGCCCGCCCACCGGGTCAGGTCCGCGACCATGCTCGCCACCGTCCTGCATCTGCACCGCGGCACGCCGTACGTCTACCAGGGCGAGGAACTGGGCATGACCAACGCCCCGTTCGCCTCCATAGAGGAATTCCGCGACATCGAATCCCTCAATCACTACGCGGAGGCGGTCGGCGGTGGCGCCGACCCGGCGCGTGTCCTTGCGGGGCTGCGGGCGATGGGACGTGACAACGCCCGTACGCCCATGCAGTGGGACGCCACCCCGCACGCCGGGTTCACCACCGGCACCCCGTGGATCCCGGTCCATCCGAACCACATCGAGGTCAACGCGGCTGCGGCGTACGCGGATCCGTCGTCCGTCTTCCACCACTACCGCCGGCTGATTGCGCTCCGGCACTCCGAACCGACCGTGGCACACGGCGACTTCACCATGCTGCTGCCCAAGGACCCGCGTGTGTACGCCTTCACGCGACGGCTGGCGGGGGCGGACGGTACGGCGACCGAGCTGCTGGTCCTCGGCAACTTCACCGGGGATACGGCCGAGGTCGAGTTGCCTGACGACGGCTGGCGGGACGCCGAACTGCTGATCGGCAACCTCCCGGACCCCGGTCCGCTCACCACGACTGTCACACTCACCCCCTGGGAGGCACGGGTCCACCGCCGCCGTCGGTGA
- a CDS encoding GntR family transcriptional regulator translates to MTFTPTPIPSRTQYVLEAIKHAILTARLPPGQALVEAELAAQFGVSKTPVREALKTLAGTGLVVMSQYKGAVVRHVDAAMAREVYDVRLLLEPEALRRSVSRRAGLDAAQEALDRAESAADRADRSLANRDFHRALYVPCGNPLLARMLDEIRDQAALVSTVAWAAVPTWEREAAEHREILRLALAGDATAAGDALHQHIASFVRRAFPEEAPVSPGDITDGGGGPVPPRG, encoded by the coding sequence ATGACCTTTACGCCCACCCCGATACCGTCCCGCACCCAGTACGTGCTGGAGGCGATCAAGCACGCCATCCTCACGGCGAGGCTCCCACCGGGACAGGCACTGGTCGAAGCCGAACTCGCCGCCCAGTTCGGCGTGTCCAAGACCCCTGTACGTGAAGCGCTCAAGACCCTCGCCGGTACCGGACTCGTCGTCATGAGCCAGTACAAGGGCGCCGTCGTACGGCACGTCGACGCGGCCATGGCGCGGGAGGTGTACGACGTACGCCTGCTGCTCGAACCGGAGGCGCTGCGCCGCTCGGTGAGCCGGCGGGCCGGGCTCGACGCGGCCCAGGAGGCCCTGGACCGGGCCGAGTCGGCGGCCGACCGGGCGGACAGGTCGCTCGCCAACCGCGACTTCCACCGGGCACTGTATGTGCCCTGCGGCAACCCGCTCCTCGCGAGGATGCTGGACGAGATCCGCGACCAGGCCGCCCTCGTGTCCACCGTGGCGTGGGCGGCCGTCCCGACGTGGGAGCGCGAGGCTGCCGAGCACCGCGAGATCCTGCGGCTCGCGCTCGCCGGGGACGCGACGGCCGCCGGGGACGCCCTCCACCAGCACATCGCCTCGTTCGTACGCCGGGCCTTCCCCGAGGAGGCGCCTGTCAGCCCGGGGGACATCACCGACGGCGGCGGTGGACCCGTGCCTCCCAGGGGGTGA
- a CDS encoding ThuA domain-containing protein: MLRQLRTLPKTAAAAFALTLGLAASLLAPATAAQAADPAYKVLVFSKTAGFRHDSIPVGIQTIRDLGAANNFTVTATEDGNAFTASNLAGFKAVVFLSTTGDVLNTSQQTALQGYVDGGGGYFGVHAAADTEYEWPQYEQLVGAWFKSHPATQRATVKTEDRSHAATSHLGQTWSRTDEWYNYRTNPRPQVRVLQSLDESSYSGGEMSGDHPITWCHPQGNGRSFYTGLGHTQESYAEPAFRSLLLGGIRYAAGFAKADCRAETGYTTLYNGSTTGWSQAGPGSFTNTDATLNAQGGMGLYWYRAKEYASYSLKLDWRMAGDDNSGVFVGFPASDDVNTSVNQGYEIQIDATDAADRTTGSVYGFKAADIAARDNALNPPGSWNTYEIRVEGERLQVFLNGVRINDFTNTDPVRSLKQGHIGIQNHGTGDDVSFRNIRIKELGGTTPPPSATYEGESYTSGQGVQPADHAPASGGRTLGYIENGDWAGYSQASLTGAKTFSAKVSSAGAGGTVTIRSGSATGPVLGTVAVPNTGGWETFRTVSTTLSGTPTGPVFLTFTGGAGSLFDIDTFTVGT, from the coding sequence ATGCTCCGTCAGCTCCGCACGCTGCCGAAGACCGCCGCCGCGGCCTTCGCCCTCACCCTCGGCCTCGCCGCGTCACTCCTGGCACCGGCCACGGCGGCCCAGGCCGCCGACCCCGCGTACAAGGTCCTCGTCTTCTCCAAGACGGCGGGCTTCCGGCACGACTCCATCCCCGTCGGCATCCAGACCATCCGCGACCTCGGGGCGGCCAACAACTTCACCGTCACCGCCACCGAGGACGGCAACGCCTTCACCGCGTCGAACCTGGCCGGCTTCAAGGCCGTCGTCTTCCTCTCCACCACGGGCGATGTGCTGAACACCAGTCAGCAGACCGCGCTCCAGGGGTACGTGGACGGTGGCGGCGGCTACTTCGGCGTCCACGCGGCGGCCGACACCGAGTACGAGTGGCCGCAGTACGAGCAGCTCGTCGGCGCCTGGTTCAAGAGCCACCCGGCGACCCAGCGGGCCACGGTGAAGACCGAGGACCGGTCGCACGCGGCCACCTCCCACCTGGGCCAGACCTGGTCCCGTACGGACGAGTGGTACAACTACCGCACCAATCCCCGCCCGCAGGTACGCGTCCTCCAGAGTCTGGACGAGTCCAGCTACAGCGGCGGGGAGATGAGCGGCGACCACCCGATCACCTGGTGCCACCCGCAGGGCAACGGCCGGTCCTTCTACACCGGACTCGGCCACACCCAGGAGTCGTACGCCGAACCGGCGTTCCGCTCGCTGCTCCTCGGCGGCATCCGGTACGCGGCGGGCTTCGCCAAGGCCGACTGCCGCGCGGAGACCGGCTACACCACGCTCTACAACGGTTCGACCACCGGCTGGTCCCAGGCCGGACCCGGCAGCTTCACCAACACCGATGCCACGCTGAACGCGCAGGGCGGCATGGGCCTGTACTGGTACCGCGCGAAGGAGTACGCCTCGTACTCCCTCAAGCTGGACTGGCGCATGGCCGGGGACGACAACTCCGGTGTGTTCGTGGGCTTTCCGGCCTCCGACGACGTCAATACCTCGGTGAACCAGGGCTACGAGATCCAGATCGACGCCACCGACGCGGCCGACCGGACCACCGGGTCCGTCTACGGCTTCAAGGCGGCGGACATCGCGGCGCGCGACAACGCCCTGAATCCACCGGGGAGTTGGAACACCTACGAGATCCGGGTGGAGGGGGAGCGGCTCCAGGTCTTCCTCAACGGCGTACGGATCAACGACTTCACCAACACCGACCCGGTGCGGTCCCTGAAGCAGGGGCACATCGGGATCCAGAACCACGGCACCGGTGACGACGTGTCCTTCCGCAACATCCGGATCAAGGAACTGGGCGGCACCACACCGCCCCCGTCGGCCACCTACGAAGGGGAGTCCTACACATCCGGGCAGGGCGTCCAGCCCGCCGACCACGCCCCGGCGAGCGGCGGCCGGACCCTCGGCTACATCGAGAACGGCGACTGGGCCGGCTACTCCCAGGCGTCGCTCACCGGTGCGAAGACCTTCAGCGCGAAGGTCTCGTCGGCCGGCGCCGGCGGCACCGTGACGATCCGCTCGGGCTCGGCTACCGGACCGGTCCTCGGTACGGTAGCGGTGCCGAACACCGGTGGCTGGGAGACTTTCCGTACCGTCTCCACCACACTGTCGGGCACACCCACCGGGCCGGTGTTCCTCACCTTCACCGGTGGGGCCGGCTCCCTGTTCGACATCGACACCTTCACGGTCGGGACGTAG
- a CDS encoding carbohydrate-binding protein: MSGLSGRPRPRQKWLRWLAVLGLVVGGGAISVPTAAAHPGHPGHEAAPAAPAVIPAGDYQQVQLALGSAELGEAMSLAVLPDRAVVHTARDGTVRYTDAAGNTKSAGKLDVYTHDEEGLQGIAADPNFQTNRYLYLYYSPKLNTPGGDAPVTGSAAAFEPWKGHLNLSRFTLKADNTLDLASEKVVLEVPNDRGQCCHVGGDIDFDAQGNLYLTTGDDTNPFESSGYSPIDERTDRNPQFDAQRSSGNTNDLRGKVLRIKPTAAGGYTVPSGNLFAPGTARTRPEIYAMGFRNPFRMSVDKATGIVYLGDYGPDAGVTNASRGPSGQVEFNRITGPGNYGWPYCTGTNTAAETYSEFTFPSGPSAAKYNCAAPANNSFRNTGLATLPAAKSSWIKYGGDAGSPPEFGGGSESPMGGPVYRYDANLNSGVKFPQSLDGRFFAGEYGRKWIKAIEVKADGTPGVIEAFPWTGTQVMDQAFGPDGALYVLDYGTGGNNQALYRVEYLAGANRNPVAKAAADKVSGPTPLTVAFSSAGSADPEGKALTYSWNFGDGTTSTAANPSHTYTTNGTFRPTLTVRDPEGLTGTASLVVTAGNTAPTVTLQTPKDGQLFSFGDTVPFQVTVSDPEDGTIDCSKVKVTYLLGHDEHRHQITQATGCSGNLNVPADGEHDSAANIYGVFDAEYTDGAGLTTHSARILQPRHRQAEHFGAQSGIQVAAHGNAEGGSTVGFTDNNDWVSFKPYNLSNATRFTARVASGGVGGTLEVRAGSATGTLLSSVAVAPTGGWENFVDVSANVANAPSASTELFLVFKGVTGQGNLFDIDAFTFTTGTSGSSQTVEGESFSSGQGVQVADHAPASGGKTLGYIENGDWAGYASVPTAGTKTFSAQVSSAGAGGTVTIRSGSATGAVLGTVAVPNTGGWETFRGVSTALTGTGSSGALFLTFTGGAGSLFDIDTLTLTK, translated from the coding sequence ATGTCAGGACTCTCAGGACGGCCGCGCCCGAGACAGAAGTGGCTGAGGTGGCTCGCGGTGCTGGGTCTGGTGGTGGGTGGCGGCGCGATCAGCGTTCCCACCGCCGCCGCCCATCCCGGTCACCCCGGCCACGAGGCAGCACCCGCCGCCCCTGCCGTCATTCCGGCGGGCGACTACCAGCAGGTACAACTCGCCCTCGGCTCAGCCGAGTTGGGTGAAGCGATGTCACTCGCCGTACTGCCTGACCGTGCCGTCGTGCACACGGCGAGGGACGGAACGGTCCGCTACACGGACGCCGCGGGCAACACCAAGTCGGCGGGCAAACTGGACGTCTACACCCATGACGAGGAAGGTCTCCAGGGGATAGCCGCCGACCCGAACTTCCAGACCAACCGGTATCTGTACCTGTACTACTCGCCCAAGCTCAACACCCCCGGCGGCGACGCCCCCGTCACGGGCAGCGCCGCGGCCTTCGAGCCGTGGAAGGGCCATCTCAACCTCTCGCGCTTCACGCTCAAGGCCGACAACACGCTCGACCTGGCCAGCGAGAAGGTCGTGCTCGAAGTCCCCAACGACCGTGGCCAGTGCTGCCACGTCGGCGGTGACATCGACTTCGACGCGCAGGGCAACCTCTACCTGACCACGGGCGACGACACGAACCCGTTCGAGTCGTCGGGCTACTCCCCGATCGACGAACGCACCGACCGCAACCCGCAGTTCGACGCCCAGCGCTCCTCGGGCAACACCAACGACCTGCGCGGCAAGGTCCTGCGGATCAAGCCGACCGCGGCCGGCGGCTACACCGTGCCCTCCGGCAACCTCTTCGCCCCCGGCACCGCCCGGACCCGCCCCGAGATCTACGCGATGGGCTTCCGCAACCCGTTCCGGATGTCCGTCGACAAGGCCACCGGCATCGTCTACCTCGGCGACTACGGCCCGGACGCGGGAGTCACCAACGCGAGCCGCGGCCCCAGTGGCCAGGTCGAGTTCAACCGCATCACCGGACCGGGCAACTACGGCTGGCCGTACTGCACCGGCACGAACACGGCGGCCGAGACGTACAGCGAGTTCACCTTCCCGAGCGGCCCGTCTGCGGCCAAGTACAACTGCGCCGCGCCCGCGAACAACTCGTTCCGCAACACCGGGCTGGCGACCCTGCCCGCCGCCAAGTCGAGCTGGATCAAGTACGGCGGCGACGCCGGCTCCCCGCCCGAGTTCGGCGGCGGCTCCGAGTCGCCCATGGGCGGCCCCGTGTACCGCTACGACGCCAACCTCAACTCCGGTGTGAAGTTCCCGCAGTCGCTCGACGGCCGCTTCTTCGCCGGTGAGTACGGCCGCAAGTGGATCAAGGCAATCGAGGTCAAGGCCGACGGCACCCCGGGCGTCATCGAGGCGTTCCCCTGGACCGGTACGCAGGTCATGGACCAGGCGTTCGGCCCGGACGGCGCGCTGTACGTCCTCGACTACGGCACCGGCGGCAACAACCAGGCCCTCTACCGCGTGGAGTACCTCGCGGGCGCCAACCGCAACCCGGTCGCCAAGGCCGCCGCCGACAAGGTGTCCGGACCCACCCCGCTGACCGTCGCGTTCTCCTCGGCCGGCAGCGCGGACCCCGAGGGCAAGGCCCTCACGTACTCGTGGAACTTCGGCGACGGCACCACCTCCACGGCCGCCAACCCGAGCCACACCTACACCACCAACGGCACCTTCCGGCCGACGCTGACCGTGCGTGACCCGGAAGGGCTGACCGGTACGGCGAGCCTGGTCGTCACGGCGGGCAACACCGCGCCGACCGTGACCCTCCAGACCCCCAAGGACGGCCAGCTGTTCTCCTTCGGTGACACCGTGCCCTTCCAGGTCACCGTCAGCGACCCGGAGGACGGGACCATCGACTGCTCCAAGGTCAAGGTCACCTATCTGCTCGGCCACGACGAGCACCGGCACCAGATCACCCAGGCCACCGGCTGCTCCGGCAACCTGAACGTGCCCGCCGATGGTGAGCACGACAGCGCGGCCAACATCTACGGGGTCTTCGACGCCGAGTACACCGACGGCGCCGGGCTGACCACGCACAGCGCCCGTATCCTCCAGCCCCGGCACCGGCAGGCCGAGCACTTCGGCGCCCAGTCCGGCATCCAGGTCGCCGCGCACGGCAACGCCGAGGGCGGCAGCACCGTCGGCTTCACCGACAACAACGACTGGGTCTCCTTCAAGCCGTACAACCTCTCCAACGCCACCCGGTTCACCGCCCGGGTCGCCTCCGGCGGCGTCGGCGGCACCCTGGAGGTACGCGCCGGATCCGCGACGGGCACGCTGCTCAGTTCGGTGGCCGTGGCCCCGACCGGCGGCTGGGAGAACTTCGTCGACGTATCGGCGAACGTCGCCAACGCCCCCTCCGCGTCAACGGAGTTGTTCCTGGTCTTCAAGGGCGTGACCGGCCAGGGCAACCTCTTCGACATCGACGCCTTCACCTTCACCACCGGCACCAGCGGCTCCAGCCAGACCGTCGAGGGCGAGTCGTTCAGCTCGGGGCAGGGTGTCCAGGTGGCCGACCACGCCCCGGCGAGCGGCGGCAAGACCCTCGGCTACATCGAGAACGGTGACTGGGCGGGGTACGCCTCCGTCCCGACGGCCGGGACCAAGACCTTCTCCGCGCAGGTCTCCTCGGCGGGTGCCGGCGGCACCGTGACGATCCGCTCGGGCTCCGCGACCGGCGCCGTCCTCGGGACGGTCGCCGTTCCCAACACCGGTGGCTGGGAGACCTTCCGAGGCGTCTCCACCGCGCTGACCGGTACCGGGTCGTCCGGGGCGCTGTTCCTCACCTTCACCGGTGGGGCCGGCTCCCTGTTCGACATCGACACCCTCACTCTCACCAAGTGA
- a CDS encoding AbfB domain-containing protein, whose translation MHASYVPDAPLRRPTPTAARQDPAGPRRARSRATAWLGALLLLCASLVVAGGPAEAKAAAWQPKPSPMTTPWTSQVPVDNPLPEYPRPQLTRPDWLNLNGIWDFAVTGASAGQPAAFPEQIRVPFVAESALSGIQRRITQNDKLWYKRNFTVPANWDGRRVQLNFGASDWQTTVWVNGRQAGAAHSGGFDSFAYDITPLLTTGGNTVVVSVFDPSQTGGQAVGKQRINDVTPHPGGGIFYTAASGIWQTVWLEPTASAHITRLDMVPSLSDNTLKVTVRGAGIAGQTARVTVSSGGTTVATATGPVNSQFSVAIPNPRLWTPEDPFLYDIRADLLSGTGGTTVDSVGSYTGMRSISVGKVGGVQRPLLNGKFVFQTGTLDQGYWPDGIYTAPSDEALRYDLQKHKDLGFNMVRKHIKVEPQRWFYWADRLGLLVWQDMPSMDTRTPDSAARVQWEAEYDRIIDQHRSSPSLVMWVNQNEGWGQYDQARIANEVKAYDPSRLVNNMSGVNCCGSVDGGNGDVIDNHIYVGPGTTTPTATRAAVLGEFGGLGWKVPGHEWYPGGGFSYEDQASVAALNNRFVGLIDTIRENQMPSGLSASVYTEITDVENEANGLLTYDRQVVKVDAARVRAANLALVDASRNPPPPVTLPTGQNKSLRVTTPGHTGKYLRHQEGLAFTAPVDANSDSLLKNDATWKIVPGLAGSGCYSFESRNYPGQYLRHRDFRVYKEAGDGSALFRADATFCALPANGGVRLAAYNMPGGYLRHINSEVWMATRGGPRAWDNAASFTEDTTWSVDNPWAG comes from the coding sequence ATGCACGCCTCGTACGTCCCGGACGCCCCGCTGCGCCGCCCCACCCCCACAGCCGCCCGGCAGGACCCGGCGGGCCCCCGCCGCGCGCGCAGCCGCGCGACCGCCTGGCTCGGCGCACTGCTGCTCCTGTGCGCGAGCCTGGTGGTGGCCGGCGGCCCCGCCGAGGCGAAGGCCGCCGCCTGGCAGCCCAAGCCGTCCCCCATGACCACCCCGTGGACCAGTCAGGTCCCGGTCGACAACCCGCTGCCGGAGTACCCACGCCCCCAGCTCACGCGCCCCGACTGGCTCAACCTGAACGGCATCTGGGACTTCGCGGTCACCGGCGCGAGCGCCGGGCAGCCCGCCGCCTTCCCCGAGCAGATCAGGGTCCCGTTCGTTGCCGAGTCGGCCCTCTCGGGCATCCAGCGAAGAATCACCCAGAACGACAAGCTCTGGTACAAGCGGAACTTCACCGTTCCGGCGAACTGGGACGGCCGCCGCGTCCAGCTCAACTTCGGGGCGAGTGACTGGCAGACCACGGTCTGGGTCAACGGCCGGCAGGCGGGCGCCGCCCACAGTGGCGGCTTCGACTCCTTCGCGTACGACATCACGCCGCTGCTCACCACGGGCGGCAACACCGTCGTCGTCTCCGTCTTCGACCCCTCCCAGACCGGCGGCCAGGCCGTCGGCAAACAGCGGATCAACGACGTCACGCCGCATCCCGGCGGAGGCATCTTCTACACGGCCGCCTCCGGAATCTGGCAGACCGTCTGGCTGGAGCCGACCGCCTCCGCCCACATCACCCGGCTCGACATGGTGCCCAGCCTCTCGGACAACACGCTGAAGGTCACCGTCCGGGGCGCCGGTATCGCCGGCCAGACCGCACGCGTGACGGTCTCCTCCGGCGGCACGACCGTGGCCACCGCCACCGGCCCCGTGAACAGCCAGTTCTCGGTGGCGATCCCGAACCCGCGTCTCTGGACCCCCGAGGACCCGTTCCTCTACGACATCAGGGCCGATCTGCTGTCGGGCACCGGCGGCACGACCGTCGACTCGGTCGGCAGCTACACCGGTATGCGCTCCATCTCCGTCGGCAAGGTGGGAGGCGTCCAACGCCCGCTCCTCAACGGCAAGTTCGTCTTCCAGACCGGCACGCTCGACCAGGGCTACTGGCCGGACGGCATCTACACGGCCCCCAGCGACGAGGCGCTGCGATACGACCTCCAGAAGCACAAGGACCTCGGCTTCAACATGGTCCGCAAGCACATCAAGGTGGAGCCGCAGCGCTGGTTCTACTGGGCGGACCGGCTCGGGCTGCTGGTGTGGCAGGACATGCCGTCGATGGACACCCGGACGCCGGACAGCGCGGCGCGTGTGCAGTGGGAGGCGGAGTACGACCGGATCATCGACCAGCACCGCAGCTCGCCGTCCCTGGTCATGTGGGTCAACCAGAACGAGGGCTGGGGCCAGTACGACCAGGCCCGGATCGCGAACGAGGTCAAGGCGTACGACCCCTCCCGCCTCGTCAACAACATGAGCGGCGTCAACTGCTGCGGTTCCGTCGACGGCGGCAACGGTGACGTCATCGACAACCACATCTACGTCGGTCCGGGCACCACGACACCCACGGCCACCCGCGCGGCCGTCCTCGGCGAGTTCGGCGGGCTCGGCTGGAAGGTGCCGGGGCACGAGTGGTACCCGGGCGGCGGCTTCAGCTACGAGGACCAGGCGAGCGTCGCCGCGCTGAACAACCGCTTCGTCGGGCTCATCGACACCATCCGCGAGAACCAGATGCCCAGCGGTCTCTCCGCCTCCGTCTACACGGAGATCACCGACGTCGAGAACGAGGCCAACGGCCTGCTGACGTACGACCGGCAGGTGGTCAAGGTCGACGCGGCCCGCGTCAGGGCCGCGAACCTCGCCCTCGTCGACGCCTCACGCAACCCGCCGCCACCGGTCACACTGCCCACCGGCCAGAACAAGTCGCTACGGGTGACCACGCCCGGCCACACCGGCAAATACCTGCGCCACCAGGAAGGGCTCGCGTTCACCGCGCCCGTCGACGCGAACAGCGACAGCCTGCTGAAGAACGACGCCACCTGGAAGATCGTCCCCGGCCTCGCGGGCAGCGGCTGCTACTCCTTCGAGTCCCGCAACTACCCCGGCCAGTATCTGCGCCACCGCGACTTCCGCGTCTACAAGGAGGCGGGCGACGGCTCGGCGCTCTTCCGGGCCGACGCCACGTTCTGCGCCCTTCCCGCCAACGGGGGAGTACGGCTGGCCGCGTACAACATGCCGGGCGGCTATCTGCGGCACATCAACTCGGAGGTGTGGATGGCGACTCGGGGCGGTCCGCGCGCCTGGGACAACGCGGCGTCGTTCACCGAGGACACGACCTGGTCCGTCGACAACCCGTGGGCCGGGTGA
- a CDS encoding nuclear transport factor 2 family protein: MSAIPEDPAVAAFISAINGGNRDAFFAVLAPDATMSDDGSERDLAAWVDKEIFSADGRMDVETSSDEGRALTAAFTNSTYGTMRTRWAFTVTDGRISRFETGQA; this comes from the coding sequence ATGAGCGCCATCCCCGAAGATCCGGCTGTCGCCGCGTTCATCTCGGCGATCAACGGGGGGAACCGCGACGCCTTCTTCGCAGTCCTGGCACCGGACGCCACCATGTCCGACGACGGAAGCGAACGTGACCTCGCGGCCTGGGTCGACAAGGAGATCTTCTCCGCCGACGGCCGGATGGACGTCGAGACCTCCTCCGACGAGGGTCGCGCCCTGACGGCGGCGTTCACCAACTCGACGTACGGCACGATGCGGACGCGCTGGGCCTTCACGGTCACCGACGGCCGTATCAGCCGCTTCGAGACGGGCCAGGCGTAG
- a CDS encoding cupin domain-containing protein, which yields MSNEPKGPVPLDKALASFDALWSPRIVTRVNDYDVRVAKVEGEHVWHVHENTDEFFLVLEGELHISLREPAGERTVVLPQGAVFTVPRGTEHKPYAPSRAAILMFEPSGTSTVGDRHDEVPDHVDATTGHTLGS from the coding sequence ATGAGCAACGAACCCAAGGGCCCCGTCCCGCTCGACAAGGCGCTGGCCTCCTTCGACGCCCTGTGGAGCCCTCGTATCGTGACGCGCGTCAACGACTACGACGTGCGCGTCGCCAAGGTCGAGGGAGAGCATGTCTGGCACGTCCACGAGAACACCGACGAGTTCTTCCTGGTACTCGAAGGGGAACTGCACATCTCGCTGCGTGAGCCCGCCGGTGAGCGCACGGTCGTCCTGCCGCAGGGCGCGGTCTTCACCGTTCCGCGCGGTACGGAGCACAAGCCGTACGCCCCGTCCCGCGCGGCGATCCTGATGTTCGAGCCGTCCGGGACGTCGACGGTCGGAGACCGCCACGACGAGGTCCCGGACCATGTCGACGCCACGACGGGCCACACCCTCGGCTCCTGA